A stretch of DNA from Diadema setosum chromosome 10, eeDiaSeto1, whole genome shotgun sequence:
ATAGTCACATctaatttctctgtttttatCACAACGAAAACATCACTTCacaatagaaatgcattttcagaGCTTATAACTTGACATTTCCTGTACAAACAAGTAACAATTTGCTGAGAAAATCTACAAAAGTAATGTAGAGATACTAAGTAGTGCTCCATGTTTTACATGTACGTTCAAATAGAGCCTGCATTGTGCACCGGCATAGCATTGTCGACTCATTATCACTAAGATTCAATAGTGCTCCCACCATTGAATTTTTTCAGTCATATGCGATAGGGAGAATTGCGCCAAGTGTAACCTTCCTAGGACAATGGGTTTTGCCAACTGTTTCCTCTGACCAGAATGTATAGCTACAGTGTAGTTGCTGTTATTCTTTTTGTATTATCATGTATTTATCTTCATGATGAACTGCCAAGCACATGACAGTAGCCAGTATAGCAGCTCTAGTTTAACAAAATGTATTGAGTTGTACTTTGTATTAGTGTTTCAATCCTTAATCGTTTTGTGATCAAATAGAACCAATAATAGTTAGCCAACAgtcagccatttttttttttcaccttctgGTTTCCATGGTGACAGGCAAAACACATCATGGCAGAAAGGAGCGTGCTGCTCAAGAACCTGAAGCACCCGTTCCTCGTCAGTCTGCACTACTCCTACCAGACGGCGGACAAGCTCTACTTCGTGCTGGACTACGTCAACGGCGGCGAGCTCTTCTTCCACCTGCAGCGGGAGAAGTCCTTCCCCGAGGTCCGCGCCAAGTTCTACGCGGCGGAGATCGCCAGCGCCATTGGCTACCTGCATTCCCTGGACATCATCTACAGGTATGGGTTTGCATCTTTCTCTTGTGGCTGTGCTTTTGGTTAAGGGAGGGcaaatttaacccattgaggacgagtccctagtatactcgggacttgttgggactcgggcaggtgtctatgggaaatatatGTTGTAGTAAAATAAGTGcctcctcaacgggttaagggcaAACCCAAGGTTCAGGTTGGACTTGAGACCATGTGGGGGGATGGGATGGGGAAACGTGACAGGCTGTGATTGCTGCGGATGCCGTGCCAGATTTTTAAACAGTTAGAAAATTTGCCACAGCAGTCCCAGCACTATTGAGATACTAATACACTGTAGTAGGCCATTAAAAAAAACGGGTTGAACTCAAACAAAATGTGACAGCAATAATAGGCCGCAATAaactttagggcattttgtAGCTGGACTTGACAGAAAATATTTATATTATGTTGGATGGCtgtgaatgggataccagggaatattgcacgagttagggccaatattgcacaaatcgaagatgagtgcaatattggccctaacgagtgcaatattccttGGTATTCCATaaatcaaggccatccaatataattattatcatctatacaatcaagtaGTGCAAGCATTTgtaaactgcacaaaattaccgggcttctactcgtctttgaagttgactcAGCAGTCACATCCTagcgctgaaaaggggaagcccctaaaactgcgcacatgaaacaaacaaatagcaaGATgcttgcgcgcttgtgaattgtaacaaaaacGACGCGCACTAGTAGCAAGCGTTTGCGCATTCAGCAAGCGCTCGCGCAATAGACGAGACAGAATTGAATATGGTATGATCTTGAATGGCAAGTAACAacggtagcctatggggaattaatacgttggcctatgtgtttcgttcaatatgctctgatattgaacggtaaaaattgagcggactacaatacatgtttttaatgcgccgctaaaacgtcctatatagatgataatgtGTAGTCTTGCCTGACCAGACGCTTTGAGAACAGCGTCTGATAGCTACATGTTCACTAGAGTGAGGAATGGAATGAACAAGACTAGAATGTGGAGGGAAAAAATAGGAGAACATCCCACCTACCCACTGTGCACAACATTTTGGTCAAACGGGGCTGCCATGGTCATTGGAAACATGGTGTAAACATAATATGTAGTATTAAGAAGGTAAAGAAGAATGAATACATTCTTCTCTCCAGCTCGGACATCCAGGAAGTTCTCTTGCACAGGAGAGCCGTATTATCCAGAACTCTTAGGATCTATGATAAATATTGATAAACCTGATTTACTACTAGCATCTAAGATCTGACTTTGCTTATTTTGGGGGGTTAGCTTCATTTTCAATCCTTGTCCATAACAAGCATGTTGTTTTCAATTACAATTTCGTGTGAAAACTGATAACATAATGTTGATATGAGACATCTGGTAAATTAATTACTGTTCAGAGTGTGTGGCATATGTCCAGTTTTGTGTATTTTAGATCCTGGTTTTGTGACTACTCCATTTCTGTGACCCTTGGCACAGAACACAacattcattgattttgtatCATGCTGGTGATTAGTGATAAGAGTGAAATTCGTGGAATGTTGTTGTGACTCGCTGCCAAAGACAAAACATAGACAAAGCATAACAAAGAAAGGAAGTGCATCGCACTATCTGGGTTTGTTCTGTGTGAAAAGTTCATCCATGTTGTAGAGATATTAAAAATGTGCCCACTGTAGGGTATTTACCTTTACCTAGCAGAACTTTGTTACAGAGAGTGCGTGGAAAATTCTTCATACTATTTTTGCCAGAAGTACAGGGTTTATGAATATTTCCATTTGCAGTGCTGTAGTTTATgagaccaggggcccgtttcataaaacttgttatcagtgacaactgccacatttctatgacaaatttgctctcagccaatcagatgcaaggatttcagtagcttgtcacatctatgacaacttgtcactgatgacaagttttatgaaacaggccccagatgATGATTTATCATGAACAAAGGCTTCAGCAGAGCATGCAGATGATGAATAGAGACTATATAAAATCCCTTCTAGGAAATCTCAATTCTTTGTCTTAATAACAATTTCCAGGTTCTCATATTGCTGAAAATTGAGACAACGTGTAACAATGGGATAAGTATACAGTTACGCTTGAAATGAACAGGAGGGCGGatgtaaaaatatttcatttaattacACGATGAGAATATATAAATATCATGTGTcaagaaaataagtgaaatcGAGAGATCCGTTATATAAGGTTTATGGAAAGAAACTTGCATTTGAGATGTTACATGCGAGATGAATTACCAGGTATGGAGAGTGAAACAGTCCTTTAACACAGAATTGGTACATTTGTGGGGATGGGAAGAAAGGACTTGattaacaaacaaatataagtaAACAAGAACAGTTTgccaaagtttgatgaaatccAAGCAAAATTCagttacatatttcttttttgtgtggatgTCATTAAACCCTTAGAGTGCTTTGTTTGCCAATTTGACATGtatgcttaaaggggatggctggtaactgatcagtgggaatcggtgggaatgctgggggatgattgttccaatccttgtgggattcatttaagagtacattatatatctattgttgtgtgaaaattatttgcttcagaatggtctcatattgcccgttaacgatcgccccgacactgtacaggcatgctaacctggaaacattgaactgcacattacttgaatatgagaccattctgaagcaaataattttcacacaacaatggaTGTATAATGTAATCTTGAATgtatcccacaaggattggaacaatcatcccccagcattcccactgattcccactgatcagttactagccatcacCTTTAAAGTGTGTTCTTCTCCGGTTGGCACAGATGTCTGGAAATGAATTGCTAATGAAATGAGATGGCCTAATCCCCTTGATCTCAATTGTGCCTTccatggccttcctgttggatGAAGGGACATTGATACACCAGAGTGGGCTTGGTAGCTTGACAACTAAgccaagtttggatggattactgaGTGTTAATGTTCAACAAGAGCTTGGCTAGTCATCAAGctacagtgtgtacatgtatgtgcctcGGCACTTAAAGGGTTAAATCTGTTCTTTGCATTTCACAGGGACCTGAAACCAGAGAATATCCTTCTGGACCACGACGGTCACGTACGACTGACGGACTTTGGCCTGTGTAAGGAGGGCATCGCAGCCAAGAAGACGACCTCCACTTTTTGCGGAACGCCGGAGGTGAGACCAGTAGGCCAGTGGGTTTTGATTTCCATCCTCACAAACAAAAGAACgcagagtgttttttttttctctctctctctctcccaaatGGCAAACATGACTACAGAAAGTACTGAATTACTTCAACGAAGTGACTTGCTTTCATACTATGATAACAAGAGTGAAGAAAACAGACAAAGATATTCAATCTCTCAGGGACTGTATGTTGTAAATCTCATTATAGTGCTTTTGAACATATACAAAGCTTAGTTACGATATGATTTAACAGTAATAGTTTTGTGAACTAATCAAATATCCCATGTGATTATGTACACTCCTTGTGCAGCATTTTGGTGTTGtttacaatatttttcttttgttagtcaTTGACAGTGTGTGGACATCTGCTTTGTAATCTATTATAGAAAACCAATGATTTTGACTTGGTCTATTTCTTTCAAAAGATGTGTCGGTTGGGTCAATTTTAGTCGTCATTTTATGATTAGTTTTGTGTAAGTGTATAATTTAATTTATATAACGCcagaagagatccttgtcatttgattggttgtttgacattgattattcggcccatttcactttgacgtcatcatccgtgcaattgtggctccattaaCCGTGCagttttggatccatacgatttgctccattgcacgctcgctgagaACCCGGCACACTGCGCGTGTTAAAcgcgcttgcgtttgcagtgtgtgtgtgcgacaGCGTGCcagcgtaaagcgctcagtgagcatTTTCAcaatctcagattctctcttgtttctaaattaatgaaacatcaaatgacaaggatctattttaggcatTGTATAAAACAagtaataaatgtttttcatttgtgcaatggacagaatatttcattcggcgAAAGATGAAATTGATCCATTCAagtcggctgcgcctcgttgaatggatcattttatctttcacctcatgaaatattctgtccattgcactcataaacattcattatttgtataatgttatgttatcaatgttattttttttttttatgttacatTTATATTACTTTTACTTGCCCATTGTTGCCTTGACAGTACCTAGCCCCAGAAGTTCTGAGGAAGCAGGAGTATGACCGCAGTGTGGACTGGTGGTGTCTGGGAGCGGTCCTCTATGAGATGATGTCAGGCCTGGTGAGTAGTGTTGgtaggaggaagaagaggagcaggaggaggaggaggtagaggaggaggaggggaggaggaggaggaagagaaagaggagtAGAAGAAGGCGGAGGAGGAAttagagaaggaggaggaagagaaagaggaggaaggggagaaggaagaagaggaggagggagaagaagaagagaagaagaggaggaatcAGGATGATTCTTGTGAAGATAACAAACTGATTAAGAATGTTGAAAATATTGTTGGTGaagatgatttcttttttcttattttgggGGAAGggagtgatgatgatggtctTGACTAGGTTTTTGACGAAGAAATTAAAGAgtaagagaagagaaagaaagaagagcaggaggaggaggaggaggagaaagaaggcAATGACAATGATACTATATTTCTAATGAGTAGTAGAAGAGTAGTGGTGATGATAGTGGCCATTGGAGTTACTGAAAGAGAGTAATACcaaggaagaaaagaaggaggaggagaaggaggaggaggggaggaggaggaggaggaggaggaagaagaagaagaagaagaagaggaggaggaggaggaggaggttttGGAGAAGGTGGAGAAATACTTATCTCATGGTGTTGCCATTTCTCTCTTTGTGTAGCCTCCGTTCTACAGCAGGGACACGGCTGAGATGTACGACAACATCCTCAACAAACCTCTGAGGATGAAGAGCTCGGTCTTCTCTCCCAGTGCCAAGAGTCTTCTGGAAGGGGTGAGTCCCAGAGTAGCCTCCAGGGCCAcactttatacaaaaaaataGTCGACATGATGGCAACTCTTACTGTGATCGATGTCATGGTAACAGCAAGAATCCCAcctcctgattggctgttgctacttAAAGTTGCTTTTCTAGCAAGACATTTCTATCctaaagtttttgttgttgttcgtgTTGGTTTTTTTATGTAATGGGGCTCAGGTCTTTGAGGGATATCTTATGAATTAAATGCTGGCACTGAAGCTGACAACTTTTATCCTTCTTTGGTCTCTCAGGAGTTTTGCCCATATATTTCATGACCCCACTCTTTTTGTTGCttcagttacatttttttttttaatatacatatCTCCTACATTTAAATTTACATTTAATTGTTACTGTCTGTCTgaaattatattcttttttgaAGATTGTTGGAAGCGTGCACGTTGTACTCCTGTGGTTTGTAGGTATTGAAGCTACGTTTCTGCCTGGTTAGCTGAAAATTTTAATCTTacttttgttattcttttttatttgtttcacaAAGGGGAACTGGAATGAGAGTTTGatccagttgttgttgttgttgttgttgttgtttaatgcAATgctaacccattgaggacgggctgattttgctacaacacgcatttcccatagaccctttccacgagtatactcgggactcgtcctcaacgtgCCAATGTCAGTCAGCCAGTGAAACACAGATGACAGTTATCATTTTAATAAACAGGAGATCACAAAGGAAGGCTGTTCTCCCTAAACAGCATTATTTAAACCAGTAAGATTGATATTTGTCATGGTTGTTGTTGATGCTGTTGACCCATTTTAGTCTTGTACTCCATGAGTTTCACCACACATGTTTACACTTTTGTACCTCCCCAAATGACTCTCCCGTACAGTTACTGCACAAGGAACGAAGCAAGCGGCTTGGCGCAGGAGACAAGGACTTCAAGGCGGTGAAGCACCACGAGTTCTTCTCCTCCATCAGCTGGTCGGACCTCGATGCCAAGAAGATCACGCCGCCGTACAACCCCCGCGTGGTGAGTCCACCCATCCTTGTGTTTCCCTGCTCCTTGTcaggggaggacaattttctgaaaatgacatgacattattccattactcttctgctttaatttcatatataacacgactcataaaaatactcggttgcggagatatcaatgactTTAGTAGTGTATGTcgagtggtttaggaaatcagTGTTTCGAGAAagccgccttcaaagttttccctccgacactatcatgatcaaggggaggcaagacagtttcAACCTCTtaacaatagaaggtatgctcctggCAACCTCCttcgatgttcattcaagctttaatagcgccagcggtctacgcatgaccagtcagtaaccaggatgccacgcactgaccaataagatcactccctcgttgcaaggggcggagtctagctgcagcactaaatccaaatcttcggacacattTCTGTTCCATTGAAAGTCAGAAATTCATCGCCCATTTAAACGCTTATAtctagcctttcctttgatcatttacacatagcttcgaaatttcggcagattaTAGATGATAGattagactacaaaatcatgccaaaaaaacagaaatccgattctTTTGAccattttgatgatctgacttcaaactcaattttctcagCTCAGCCGTCAGTGAtgttaggatccttttgttgtggtggGTCACATATTCAGTGGCCTTTAATACTTCAAAAACATCAAATATTCACTTTACTCCGTGTGGACGGCAGATATGCTATAATCATGTCAGGACATTTTGATTTATCGTTTTTTTCTGTATAGTGAACAAGGAGCTGATTCAGCcttcaaataaaaaatcattggcTTCTATTTTGATCTTCAATGTTTGCCAACCCTGTTGAGGGATCTTTATTAGTAATTCCAAAGATACATGATAATACCATTGAGCATGAAAGAGTATGAATGGTTTCATAatgttgattttgatattcaagTTGCAACAAATTGGTATATTTAGAATTCTACTGATTGTAGAGATTCATGATGGCAAATGGCATCATAAATTATGACTGTCTTTTGTATTCTCTGACCTTTTAGAAAATGATTTTTGGAAGAATATCAGTATCACTGAAAAGTAGTATTCAGCTCTCAGTATAATCACCACCTACTGTAATTGTCTTCTTCTCATTATCTTATGTTTCTGCCCCATGAATTTTTACAGAGTGATAACATGGATGTGAAGAACATTGATCCCGAGTTTGTTCGCGAGCCCGTCCCCAACTCCGTGGGCAAGTCCGTCGACCCGAACACGGTCAGCGCCAGCGTCCAGGATGCAGACAACGTTTTCGAAGGATTCACGTACGTTCCGCCAACCATCGGACTGGACGACTCGTAGGGAGGACGCCCCCTATGTATGTCGTCGCTATGGCGAGAGCTCGCAGAGGAGGGGAAATAAACTACAAAGCC
This window harbors:
- the LOC140233668 gene encoding serine/threonine-protein kinase Sgk1-like produces the protein MATHNGHTSVHVSDTQTWERNKKYTVYKVVVVAAGKTWFIFRRYNEFHKLYEVLKKKFPGADLKLPGKKLFGNNFDPEFIRQRREGLHDFIQKIINNQQILQHAEVQNFLSLDDPRNNSDNNVIDENNTEFFSDPSDPNTINLGPSANPSARPSDFDFLKVIGKGSFGKVLLAKHKIDGKVYAVKVLQKAAIVKRNEAKHIMAERSVLLKNLKHPFLVSLHYSYQTADKLYFVLDYVNGGELFFHLQREKSFPEVRAKFYAAEIASAIGYLHSLDIIYRDLKPENILLDHDGHVRLTDFGLCKEGIAAKKTTSTFCGTPEYLAPEVLRKQEYDRSVDWWCLGAVLYEMMSGLPPFYSRDTAEMYDNILNKPLRMKSSVFSPSAKSLLEGLLHKERSKRLGAGDKDFKAVKHHEFFSSISWSDLDAKKITPPYNPRVSDNMDVKNIDPEFVREPVPNSVGKSVDPNTVSASVQDADNVFEGFTYVPPTIGLDDS